TTTCAAATAGAATTCCTCTACCGAGATGCCAAGCAGTTCACCGGGCTTACCACCTGTCAGGCTAGGAGCAAGAATAAGCTCGATTTCCACTTTAACGCGGCTCTAACAGCGGTAAATATCGCCAAGCAAGACTGGCTCTCAAACAAGGATAACCTCCAAAAAACGTTCTCAATGGCTAATTACAAAACTCTATATAACAACGCGTTGCTACTGGAACGATTTATGTGTATGTTTGCAATAAACCCAAACACCGCAAAAAATAAAAAAATCGTCAATGATTTGTTGGATTACGGTAAAATTGCGGCATAAATCTTACCGAACTATTGTTATAACACAGATAGTTTAAATGGCGGTATTGTCACAATTACATTAATCGATTCTATAAAAAACATTATTTCTGGAACATTTTATTTTACGGCAATGAACGAATACAGTAAAGTAGTTATTGAAGTTTCGAATGGACGATTTGACTTAAACAAACAATAAACACAATGAAAATATATTTTAATGGCAAGATTCAACTCACAAATGCAACTTGGGTTAACTGATTGTATGCCAAAGATGGTGAACGGTACCCTAGCCTTTTCCTAGGCCTGCTGTTAAGTATATCCTCCACCCACTGAACTTGCTCTTGCGTTATCGCTTTAAAGTCCGTTTTCTTAGGGAAATACTGCCTTACCAACCGGTTTGCATTCTCATTCGCACCGCGCTCCCAGCTGTGGTATGGCCGTGCAAAGCAAAAATTTATTTTCAGCTTCTGGGCAACAACCTGATGTTCGGCAAACTCTTTCCCATTATCTGCAGTAATGGTATGCATTTGGTGTGCCAGGGGCGATAGCGACTCTACGGCAGCGATGGTTACCACCCCGGCTTCCTTTGAACTTACCAGCCGCAGCCTAAGCAGCCCCGTTCTTCGGTCGTTCATGGTGACAATGGCCCCCTTGTGGTTCCTGCCGATGACCGTGTCGATCTCCCAATCGCCTACGCGCTCCTTTTGGTCGACAACCGCTGGGCGCAGGGAGATGTCCACCCTGCCAGGGATAATGCCCCGCTTATCCTTACTTGCCCCGCGTTTGCGGTAGCTTCGGCCCTTGTTTCGCAGGTGGGTGTGCAGGTCTCCACCTTGCTTTTTATCCCGCCAAACGAGCTGGTAAATCGCTTCGTGCGATGCGCAGGGAATGCCCAGAACCCGTGCCTCCCCCGCAATCTGCTCCGGGCGGAGGTCATCCTTGAGCCGATCCTTTACGTTGGCCAGAACGGTGCCCGTAAGCTTGCAGAACTTCGGCTTGGTCTTCAGCCGCCGCTCGTAAGCGCGCTGCGCCGCGCTGCTCTCGTAAGCACCCGTTTTGGGCTCCCTATTCCTTCGGATCTCCCGCGATATCACGGAAGGGCTCCGGTTTACAATTTGGGCAATTTCTTTTTGTAGCTTGCCTTGCCGTAGCATGATGGTAATTACATACCTTTGCTCTTGGTTGATGTGCGCCATTACAACTTATTTTTAGAGGACTTAGGGGGTAAAGAACCACATTTTTTCCATCGGAGCAGCGAAGGTGGGTAATCCTCATCTTCCTGTTCTGAAAAAAGTAATTCCTTTCTCTCTAATCTATCCTATAAGTTGCATTTGTTACTTGAATTTAGGCAAGCAAGATGCTGACTAAAAAGGCGTAGATATTCATTCATTTCTACAGGCTGTGCTTTTGAAATACACCGTTTTTAACTTCTAATAGTTGGCAAAATCGACCCAAACGGTGTGGTAAAGTATTGCATGTCGGTCGTTTGACAAACGTCCGTAACAATTGATTAACCATAAAACCATAACCAAAAACCAGGGTTTAATAGTTGTGAGTATTCATCAATGAAGTAAACCCAATATGTAAGTCTTATGGATTTTTCAAGCCACCGCTCATTGAAATATAGAATTCAGCTCATCATTACAGTTGGAATCTTGATTACCGTAGGAATTCTAATTGCCTACTCTACCATCACCCTTCGCAACAAACTATTGAGTTCCGAAGAGAAGTTGGTAGAAACCATTGCCAAGGAATACACCAACCAAGTGGATGCCTCCTTTGAATCGTCGCTCGAGGTAGTTCGAGCCATGGCAAATACCTTTTCATCTATAAAAGAGAATGGAAGCAAGTTCACCCTAGGTCGCGAGCAGAGCATCGAAATGCTTAGGAAAGTGCTTAACGGCCGTAGTTCCTTTGTAGGGATGTCTACATGCTGGGAACCCAACGCCTTCGATGGCAACGATGCCAAGTATGCAAACACTCCCGCCCACGATAAAACGGGTCGATTTATCCCCTACCTATACCGCAGCGGAGGTAGCGAGATCGGCCTAGACCCCTTGGTCGATTATGAGGTGGCTGGTGCCGGAGATTGGTACGTAATTCCCCGTCAAACCAAGAGTATTGCCATTATCGATCCCTATATTTACCCCGTACAAGGAAAAGATGTTTTAATGATGACCTTTTCGGCACCCATTATGGCCAACGGCACTTTTTATGGTGTTACGACTGCCGACATTCCACTGGAATGGCTTCAACAGCTCATCATGGGTGAAAAATCGCTAGGAGAGGGATCCCGAATTAGCTTGATCTCGAATAATGGCACCTACTGCGCCGACAACCAAAATCCGGACAATGTAGGCAAAAACATAAAGGATGTTGATAAGGAGAATAGCACTGAAAGATTGTCCAAGGTGCAGCGCGGGATTGCCGAGACCAAGTATTACAACAATAACCTCACCGTAACCGTTCCTTTGAAAATAGGGGAATCTACCACTCCTTGGCAACTTCAAATTGAGGTTCCCAAAGAACATATTGTGGCCGAGGCAACAAGTGCACTCTGGAGCGAAATCGGTATTGGTCTTGTGGTGTTTATTATCCTCTCATTCATTATAGGCATTTACCTAAACAAGGTAATAAGCCCAATCTTTGCCATAGTGGAAGTTACCAAGGCAATAGCCCAAGGCGATTTGAGTCACAAGGTAAGCTACTCCAATCACGATGAAATTGGCATCCTTTCGGAATCCATCAACAAGATGACAGAGGATATCTCCAAGGTAGTCACCCATATCCAAGACGGTGCATCCATTA
The Williamwhitmania taraxaci genome window above contains:
- a CDS encoding DUF6252 family protein: MLPNYCYNTDSLNGGIVTITLIDSIKNIISGTFYFTAMNEYSKVVIEVSNGRFDLNKQ
- a CDS encoding IS30 family transposase, which gives rise to MAHINQEQRYVITIMLRQGKLQKEIAQIVNRSPSVISREIRRNREPKTGAYESSAAQRAYERRLKTKPKFCKLTGTVLANVKDRLKDDLRPEQIAGEARVLGIPCASHEAIYQLVWRDKKQGGDLHTHLRNKGRSYRKRGASKDKRGIIPGRVDISLRPAVVDQKERVGDWEIDTVIGRNHKGAIVTMNDRRTGLLRLRLVSSKEAGVVTIAAVESLSPLAHQMHTITADNGKEFAEHQVVAQKLKINFCFARPYHSWERGANENANRLVRQYFPKKTDFKAITQEQVQWVEDILNSRPRKRLGYRSPSLAYNQLTQVAFVS
- a CDS encoding methyl-accepting chemotaxis protein; translation: MDFSSHRSLKYRIQLIITVGILITVGILIAYSTITLRNKLLSSEEKLVETIAKEYTNQVDASFESSLEVVRAMANTFSSIKENGSKFTLGREQSIEMLRKVLNGRSSFVGMSTCWEPNAFDGNDAKYANTPAHDKTGRFIPYLYRSGGSEIGLDPLVDYEVAGAGDWYVIPRQTKSIAIIDPYIYPVQGKDVLMMTFSAPIMANGTFYGVTTADIPLEWLQQLIMGEKSLGEGSRISLISNNGTYCADNQNPDNVGKNIKDVDKENSTERLSKVQRGIAETKYYNNNLTVTVPLKIGESTTPWQLQIEVPKEHIVAEATSALWSEIGIGLVVFIILSFIIGIYLNKVISPIFAIVEVTKAIAQGDLSHKVSYSNHDEIGILSESINKMTEDISKVVTHIQDGASIITNISQQINEGSDKLSVGANQQASSAEEVSSSMEEMAANIQQNSDNAKETERIAVQIASKMEVVADASKQSLESTKLIAEKITIINDIAFQTNILALNAAVEAARAGEHGRGFAVVAAEVRKLAERSKTSADEIGVLSRSSLAVSENSTKLMQELSPEVKRTAQLVQEIAAASMEQNLGVEQINTALQQLSQIIQQNAAASEELSSGAEELADQAESLKDSVAYFLLSKER